One Coccinella septempunctata chromosome 1, icCocSept1.1, whole genome shotgun sequence DNA window includes the following coding sequences:
- the LOC123322542 gene encoding uncharacterized protein LOC123322542: protein MGIQLNDIKTLYTLHFADDQVVVAQDKEDLEFMATRLFAEYEKWGLSVNKTKTKYLCIGQKADSLHLEDNIEIGTCSEYTYLGAQIDHTGRTETEIGLRILKGRRVIGCLNSILWSKNISREKKHQIYNSIFEGIVLYGCETWQLTKGVERRLLALEMDFWRRSAGKSKMDKVRNETIRNIMQVERTIIDEIQRRQLIWYGHVERMCDERLPKMILKWTPPERRKRGRPKKTWFEGIEKAMSERNLHPGDWQDRKAWRLGTGRRRTL from the coding sequence ATGGGAATACAACTTAACGATATAAAAACTTTGTACACTCTTCATTTCGCAGACGATCAGGTGGTAGTGGCCCAAGACAAGGAAGACTTAGAATTTATGGCAACAAGACTCTTCGCCGAATACGAAAAGTGGGGACTGTCTGTGAATAAAACGAAAACCAAATATTTATGCATTGGGCAGAAAGCAGATAGTTTACACTTGGAAGACAACATAGAAATTGGAACATGTAGTGAATATACTTACCTGGGTGCTCAAATTGATCACACCGGCCGAACAGAAACTGAGATTGGGCTGAGAATATTGAAGGGTAGAAGGGTCATCGGATGTTTGAACTCAATATTGTGGTCCAAAAACATTTCGCGGGagaaaaaacatcaaatatatAATTCCATCTTTGAGGGTATAGTGCTATACGGCTGTGAGACGTGGCAATTGACTAAGGGTGTGGAACGTCGACTTTTGGCCCTTGAGATGGATTTCTGGCGACGATCTGCAGGAAAATCCAAAATGGACAAAGTGAGAAATGAAACGATCAGAAATATAATGCAAGTTGAAAGAACCATCATAGATGAAATCCAGAGAAGACAGCTGATTTGGTACGGGCATGTGGAAAGAATGTGCGACGAGCGCCTACCAAAGATGATACTGAAATGGACACCACCAGAAAGAAGAAAGAGAGGAAGGCCCAAAAAAACGTGGTTTGAGGGAATAGAAAAGGCTATGTCCGAAAGAAATCTACATCCAGGGGACTGGCAAGATAGAAAGGCTTGGAGATTAGGAACCGGAAGGCGTAGGACGCTATGA